The Methanococcus voltae PS genomic interval AGAACCTATTTCAATTCCAAGTTCTCTAACTTTATTCATATCCATTTTGGGAGCTTTTAATTCCTTAAATACATATGCAAGTGAAGGTACCGAATGATTAGTAGGATAACAATATATTTCATAGCCATTACCTGACTTACTGGTTGAAATTATCTTATTTGGCTTTAATTCCAATTCGATAACTTCTATTTCATAACTAATTGAATGATAACCTATTTTTAAAATGTATTCAATCATTTCTGCCGTTTTTGGAGGTCCATATATTTTCAATGTTTTTTTTCTGTTCGATAACGCCATTGATTGCAATAAACCGCCTAATCCTAAAACATGGTCCCCATGTAAGTGAGATATGAATATATTATTTATTTTCATAGGCGATACATTCGTATTCATCATTTGACGTTGGATATTTTCTCCACAATCAAATAAGAAATATTCACCATTGTATCTTAAAGCTAATCCAGTATGTGCTCTTTCTTTGGTCGGTACTGAAGCACTAGTTCCTAAAAAGGTCAATATCATTATATCCCATCAATTAATACGATTATATCGTAGTATATTGTTTTAATTTAGTTTATTTTCTTTATTTTATTTATATTATTTATATTATTTATTTTATTTATTTTATTAGTAGTTATTAGCTATTATTTTTTTATTTAATAATCAACGTAATCTTCAATATTCAATAAACCATCGTGTCCAGTTATGATATTCTTACGTAAATTTTTAATTTTATTTAAGGATTCTGTCGCTAATTCTTTATTGATATGTACCTTGGGAGGTAAATTTTTGAAAATATTGTTCTTTACAGGTATGGCGTCACCAGAAATTATATAATCACCATATATCACTGCGATACTATCCATTGTATGCCCTAAAACTTCAATAATCTTTATTCCATATTTTAAGAGCTTCTCTTCAAAATCTTTGTAATTACTGTAGTTTATAATTTTCGCATTTTCAAATAAGTCGTTATTTTCAACATGGTCATGATGATGATGAGTATTGATTATATAATCAATATTTTCAAGTTTTACGCCCAAATTGTTAAATTTATTTATTAAAAACTCTTTTTTATCTTTTGTAGATGTATCGATAACTATCCTAATGTTTTTTTCAGTTGTTGTCATTTCTTCTATATATGTTACAGAGGAAGACGCAGAAAGTGGTTTTAAACCAGAAGAATAAGTTATATCGCCAGTATAAATTAATTTAATCATGTTTCACCAAATAACTATGAAATTTAATTAAACACTATAACTTATATAATTTAATATTTAACCTAATATAGTTTAATATTTAATTTAATTTAATTTAACCTAGTTTAGTATAGTTTATTATATATTTTTTATTTATATTTATATATAATAACAGCTAATGGTTAATGTACGATTAAAGCATACAATTTTGTTGATTTAATATTTATTTATAATTTAATATGCGTTACTGTTTTAATTAACATACTTTAAATTATATTTTAAAAGATGGTGAAGAGTATTCCCGATATATTTCTATGAAGTATTAAGATATGCTCCAAACTCTATAAAAATTAATAATAAAAATTAAAAATAAGATTTAACTATAAAAATTAAAGATAAAGGTGTAATTATGGGAAAAAAGGATAAAAGATGGGTACTTCAAAGAAAAAGAGATTTCTACTACAATTTGGCTAAAAAAAATCAATATAGGTCAAGAGCCACCTACAAATTATTCCAACTGAATGAAAAATTTAATTTTATTAAGGAAGACAACGTAGTGATTGATTTAGGTTGTGCACCTGGCGGTTGGCTACAATCAGCTCGTGAAATAGTAGGTGAAGATGGCTTTGTCGTAGGTATCGACCTTCAAAAAGTTAAACCTCTTAATTACGACAACGTAATCGCTATTAGGGGCGATATGACCAAAGAAGAGATACTTAAGGAAGCAATATCTCATTTACCAAGAAATCCTGACGTAATAATTTGCGATGCTTCACCAAACGTTAGTGGGGTTTGGGATGTTGACCACACCTGCTCATTGATATTAACCACAATG includes:
- the rnz gene encoding ribonuclease Z, which translates into the protein MILTFLGTSASVPTKERAHTGLALRYNGEYFLFDCGENIQRQMMNTNVSPMKINNIFISHLHGDHVLGLGGLLQSMALSNRKKTLKIYGPPKTAEMIEYILKIGYHSISYEIEVIELELKPNKIISTSKSGNGYEIYCYPTNHSVPSLAYVFKELKAPKMDMNKVRELGIEIGSKLKDLKDGNSVEIEVFENGQIITKTIVPEDVLVSNTEGVSFAYSGDTRPVYNFAKFLNDLNCKVLVHEATFDSSLLENALETMHSTFEEALKISEISGVKQLIITHISARYRSVKAYETEINTYLEKSTLHGKSIKIEIARDFMEYDLKKLKVLNSDK
- a CDS encoding MBL fold metallo-hydrolase, whose amino-acid sequence is MIKLIYTGDITYSSGLKPLSASSSVTYIEEMTTTEKNIRIVIDTSTKDKKEFLINKFNNLGVKLENIDYIINTHHHHDHVENNDLFENAKIINYSNYKDFEEKLLKYGIKIIEVLGHTMDSIAVIYGDYIISGDAIPVKNNIFKNLPPKVHINKELATESLNKIKNLRKNIITGHDGLLNIEDYVDY